DNA from Solidesulfovibrio carbinolicus:
GGTCTATCAAATCAGCAACTACAGATTTTACAGCTAGCATATAAGGGCCACGTCATGCGTGGCCGTGACCGATACACACCCGAAACAATGCCTTACGGTGCTGATATGCTCAACTGGGAGTTGATCCAAAATCTACGCATCAAAAAAACCCCATCTGCTAGAGTATCTTTGTCTAAATCTGTATCGAGACTAGCTGACAGGGGTCTAGTGCTTAGTGTTTGGGACAAAGAATACCGTTTGGGAGGCTGTAATATTACAGCCGAAGGAGTTTTGTTTATTGAGTCCACGTACCCCAAATTTTCAGCAGAGATTAGAGCTAAAGCAGCTACAAGCCCTTGGATCAATAAAGGCGGATTTCGCCTGTCTACAGGCGATTGGCGTAAGCATATAATGGCTAACAGCCTGGACAATGACTTTCAGCTTGTTAGCCAATAGGGCAGCCACCCCAAAATTTCCAATCTGATTGGGATTCCTGGGGGCCTTGGCCCCAAACCCTTGCGATTTCCCACCCCCAAGCGTTACGCCTGCCCCCATGCTCGACAAGCTGAAAGCAGAAAAGCCGTGGGCAATCCTGAAAGTGACCCGCCGGCAGTACGAGACGGCAAGGCCATGGGTTAAGGCCAACCTCCCGCGAAAGCGGTTTGAAGAATTGCTTGCAGTCTTGCCGGATGGTTTCGTTGACCACTGCCACCGTGATGCCGAAGCCGAAAGGCTTGTGTCTGCTATCTTTGGAACTTCTGGGGATTGATCCCCCCAAAATCTTAGGCCTCTAACGTTAGAGGCTTGAAATCCTACCTTGTGCGGGGTCATCTCCCCCAAAATTTTACCATCCTCCTTGGCCGGGCCGAAGGCCCTTCATGGCGACCTTGCCCCCGAGCATGGAAGCCGTGTAACTCCAGAACGTCCTGTTTTTTGGGGTTCCGCCACCCCAAAATTTCAGGCCAGCCCGACCCCTCGCGCGCGCCCGCGCGTCTTTATTTTTATCACTTTATCACTTTAGTGCCCCCCGGAACCCTTGCCCCGCCTTGCTTCCCAGCCTTTTCGGTGGGCGAAAGTACGGAGATCGGTGGGCGAAAGTACGGAGATCGGTGGGCAAAACTACGGACGGGAGTGGGCCAAAGTACGGGCCACCCGAACCAGGGCCAAATTCTCCCCTTTCAAGGCGCTTCCTTTGGCGAGAATCCCCGCCTTAATCATGCCCGCCACTGCCCCCCGAAGCAGCCGCCGCAGTTCCTTGTCTGGCTGGCTCAGGTCCAAGTTTATCGCGCGGGCAACGGTCATCCAGTGCCCATCCCACCTAGCGCCCTTGTGACTCATTACAAAGCGGTATAGGCACTTTGTAACAGCCCCCGCCAGCTTAGAGCGCCGTTCAACATCCAGCCTTGTGACACTCCCTTTGCTGTAAAGCTCATGGAAAACGGGGTCAACGGTAACGGAAACTTCTTTCGTTTTTGGGTCAAAATCGTAATTACCTATAAGACCGCAGCCGTTTACACGGCCAGACTTCAAAGTTATCTCGAAAGTTGTGGCTCTCATGTAGCGCAAAGCCCGCTTTACCCTGCCGTAATTGGATGCCCCGTCTGTCAGTCCCATTAGCCCCAAAAGCTGCCGCAGCGGTCCCTTCCATGCCGTTGTGGGCATCCCCCGCACTTCACTTTCCCTGCGCTCTGCCGGGTCATCAATGAGGGCCAGCAGTGCTAGGAAAACGTCCTCCTCGAACACCGACAGCCGAGGCCCCGTGTAGCACAGTTCGCCCCATGAGCTTTTGGCAATGGTCATTGCATCCACCCACGGTCTGTGGGCCACCTCTGCCTTGCTCATGGGCGCAAACGGCGAAACCCGGCACAAATCGGACGGCATGGGCGCAAAGGACAACCAGCCCTGCTCAGGCACA
Protein-coding regions in this window:
- a CDS encoding RepB family plasmid replication initiator protein encodes the protein MPDKKKIAKLKELGADPDRLAKIAERDALIAREAAAAGRLGLEAHARKVAAEVRAEIAPGGKLVPEQGWLSFAPMPSDLCRVSPFAPMSKAEVAHRPWVDAMTIAKSSWGELCYTGPRLSVFEEDVFLALLALIDDPAERRESEVRGMPTTAWKGPLRQLLGLMGLTDGASNYGRVKRALRYMRATTFEITLKSGRVNGCGLIGNYDFDPKTKEVSVTVDPVFHELYSKGSVTRLDVERRSKLAGAVTKCLYRFVMSHKGARWDGHWMTVARAINLDLSQPDKELRRLLRGAVAGMIKAGILAKGSALKGENLALVRVARTLAHSRP